A region from the Verrucomicrobiota bacterium genome encodes:
- the fdhF gene encoding formate dehydrogenase subunit alpha, translating to MSKIAYINNKPHEIVPGETMISLARRALGKDSIPTLCDAPNLEPFGSCRVCSVDVALEKNGPTKVFASCHTPVAEGQFIYTDSPNIQRLRKNIIELVLTDHPLDCLTCEVNGNCELQTVAARVGITDVRYPEGATHLDREKDLSHPYMTSDLSKCINCYRCVRACDEVQGEFVLSMAGRGFDSRIIKGMDESFDDSPCVSCGACSQACPTAAISDVFKSKSIANTQKTRTVCNYCGVGCNLEVATAGGEIKGIQAPYDAEVNQGHTCLKGRYAFKFYDHPDRITSPMIKRDGEFEKVSWDEVYDHLAAKFKYFRDEFGPDSMAGISSARCTNEENYLMQKFFRVVVGTNNIDGCARVCHSPTALGMQRTFGTGAATNSVEDIKFTEAIMVIGANPTEGHPVTGAKLKQFAMTGKTSIVIDPRRTELARYATYHLQLRPGTNVAVLNMMLYYIVKEGLADQDFIAARTEGYEDFCEELLKLDVAAMEAVSGVDRELVRQAAIAYATAERAMSFHGLGVTEHSQGTFTVMQIADLALITGNIGRRGVGVNPLRGQNNVQGMADMGAQPYQGAGYLDVSDPDVIKHYEAFYGVDMPTEIGWKIPQMYDAALQGKLKAVWVIGEDMVQTDPNSNHVRKALGSLEMLVVQEIFMTPTALMADVVLPGASFLEKSGTFTNGERRIQRVNQVVEPIGDSKPDGQIIVELMNRMGYQQPDYDPAVLLEEISGIVPFFAGVKWDELGDNGKQWPVAVGGQDTPILHIESFKRGKGLFVFNAFKETEEVVVNAEKFPYILTTNRNLEHYNCGAQTRRTANIELVSEDVIFIHPEDAEEHGIQDADMVCVESDRGKVDIKAKVSDEIKKGVLSTTFHFPEIMVNDLTSSISDSIAMCPEYKVVSVRIRKARKVGTRA from the coding sequence ATGTCTAAGATAGCCTACATCAACAACAAACCTCACGAGATCGTTCCCGGCGAAACCATGATTTCGTTAGCTAGAAGAGCACTCGGTAAGGACTCGATCCCCACTTTGTGCGACGCACCCAATCTGGAGCCTTTCGGCTCGTGCCGGGTGTGCAGTGTGGATGTTGCGTTGGAAAAGAACGGTCCGACGAAGGTCTTCGCTTCCTGCCATACGCCTGTGGCAGAAGGGCAGTTCATTTACACCGATTCACCGAACATTCAGCGCTTGCGGAAAAATATCATTGAGCTGGTCCTGACGGATCACCCATTGGATTGTTTAACCTGCGAGGTAAATGGGAATTGCGAACTTCAGACAGTGGCCGCACGTGTGGGCATAACCGATGTTCGTTATCCGGAAGGTGCCACTCACCTTGATCGGGAGAAGGATCTGAGTCACCCCTACATGACTTCGGACCTGAGCAAGTGTATTAACTGCTACCGTTGCGTGCGTGCCTGCGACGAAGTTCAAGGAGAGTTTGTGTTGAGCATGGCCGGTCGCGGATTCGATAGCCGAATTATCAAAGGCATGGATGAGAGTTTTGATGACAGTCCCTGTGTGAGCTGTGGTGCCTGTTCTCAAGCCTGTCCAACGGCGGCCATTTCGGATGTGTTCAAATCCAAATCAATCGCCAACACCCAAAAGACCCGCACGGTTTGCAATTACTGTGGGGTGGGTTGTAACCTCGAGGTGGCTACGGCTGGTGGAGAGATTAAAGGCATTCAGGCGCCTTATGACGCCGAAGTAAATCAAGGACACACCTGTTTGAAGGGTCGCTACGCATTTAAGTTCTACGATCATCCGGATCGAATCACTTCTCCAATGATCAAGCGCGATGGCGAATTTGAAAAAGTTTCCTGGGATGAAGTCTATGATCATCTTGCGGCGAAGTTTAAATACTTCCGCGATGAATTTGGACCGGACTCCATGGCGGGCATTTCTTCTGCTCGTTGCACCAACGAAGAAAATTACCTGATGCAGAAATTCTTCCGGGTGGTTGTGGGAACCAACAACATCGATGGTTGCGCCCGTGTTTGCCATTCACCGACCGCCTTAGGCATGCAACGCACCTTCGGAACCGGGGCCGCCACCAATTCGGTGGAGGATATCAAGTTCACCGAAGCTATCATGGTTATTGGGGCGAACCCAACCGAGGGACATCCGGTAACCGGAGCGAAACTTAAGCAATTCGCCATGACGGGTAAGACGTCGATTGTGATTGATCCACGACGGACCGAGCTCGCCCGCTATGCCACCTACCATTTGCAGCTTCGGCCAGGTACAAACGTGGCAGTCTTGAACATGATGTTGTATTACATCGTGAAGGAAGGTTTGGCGGATCAGGACTTCATTGCTGCCCGCACCGAGGGATACGAAGACTTTTGCGAAGAACTTCTAAAGCTGGATGTGGCCGCAATGGAAGCCGTCAGTGGGGTGGATCGAGAATTGGTCCGCCAAGCCGCGATTGCCTATGCAACGGCTGAGAGAGCGATGAGTTTTCATGGTCTGGGTGTGACCGAACATTCACAGGGAACCTTTACCGTTATGCAGATCGCGGATCTGGCTTTGATTACAGGAAATATTGGTCGACGTGGCGTTGGCGTAAATCCTTTGCGTGGTCAAAATAATGTTCAGGGCATGGCCGATATGGGAGCCCAACCCTACCAGGGTGCAGGTTACCTCGATGTGTCCGATCCGGATGTCATCAAGCATTACGAAGCGTTTTACGGTGTGGATATGCCCACTGAAATCGGGTGGAAAATTCCACAGATGTACGATGCAGCTTTGCAGGGAAAACTAAAAGCTGTTTGGGTTATCGGTGAGGATATGGTTCAGACCGATCCGAACAGTAATCATGTGAGAAAGGCATTGGGCTCACTTGAGATGTTAGTGGTTCAGGAGATCTTTATGACCCCGACAGCATTGATGGCTGACGTGGTTTTACCTGGTGCTTCTTTCCTCGAAAAAAGTGGTACCTTCACCAATGGTGAGCGCCGGATTCAAAGAGTTAATCAAGTGGTTGAGCCAATTGGAGATTCGAAGCCCGATGGGCAAATCATTGTCGAGCTCATGAACCGCATGGGCTACCAGCAGCCCGATTATGATCCCGCAGTTTTGCTTGAAGAAATTTCTGGCATCGTTCCTTTCTTTGCCGGTGTGAAGTGGGATGAACTGGGTGATAACGGCAAGCAATGGCCAGTGGCTGTTGGCGGCCAGGACACGCCGATCCTGCACATTGAATCCTTCAAACGCGGAAAAGGCTTATTTGTGTTTAACGCTTTTAAGGAAACAGAAGAAGTGGTAGTGAATGCCGAGAAATTTCCTTATATTCTGACCACGAACCGCAACCTGGAGCACTATAACTGTGGTGCTCAGACACGTCGGACTGCGAATATTGAACTCGTTTCTGAGGATGTAATCTTTATTCATCCTGAGGATGCTGAGGAACACGGTATCCAGGATGCGGATATGGTTTGTGTGGAATCGGATCGCGGAAAGGTAGATATCAAAGCCAAAGTGTCGGACGAAATTAAAAAAGGCGTCCTTAGCACCACCTTCCACTTTCCGGAAATCATGGTAAACGATCTGACTTCCAGCATCTCGGATTCTATCGCGATGTGTCCCGAATACAAAGTGGTCAGCGTTCGAATCCGAAAAGCTCGTAAGGTAGGAACGAGAGCTTAA
- a CDS encoding carbon-nitrogen hydrolase family protein, with protein MPKPFKLAMVQMLVKGGEKSANIAHAIELIKEASTHGAEVVLLPECLDLGWTHPSALKLAEPIPEGGPCRALSQAAKDNGVYVCAGITEQAGERTYNAAVIIDKEGEVLLKHRKLNELEIGHPYYDQGDRLNVVETEFGTLGLMICADGFANDQVLARSLCYMGADVILSPCAWARPADHDNDVDPYGGVWRASYIPVAKKFSTAIFGASNVGWISDGPWKGRKCVGCSLAIDADGTEILQGPYGPDAECILYIDVNPLPRLARGTDWGK; from the coding sequence ATGCCAAAACCATTTAAATTGGCGATGGTCCAAATGCTGGTGAAGGGTGGTGAGAAATCTGCCAACATTGCCCATGCCATTGAACTCATCAAGGAAGCATCCACGCATGGAGCTGAAGTTGTCCTCTTACCCGAATGCCTGGATCTCGGTTGGACGCATCCCTCCGCTTTGAAGTTGGCGGAACCCATCCCCGAAGGCGGACCTTGCCGGGCACTCAGCCAGGCTGCGAAAGACAATGGGGTCTATGTATGTGCAGGCATCACCGAACAGGCAGGCGAGAGAACATACAACGCTGCGGTAATCATAGACAAAGAAGGCGAGGTTCTCTTGAAGCATCGCAAATTAAACGAACTGGAAATTGGTCATCCGTATTATGATCAAGGAGACAGACTCAATGTCGTCGAGACCGAGTTTGGCACGCTTGGGCTGATGATCTGTGCCGATGGTTTTGCCAATGACCAGGTCCTGGCCCGTTCGCTTTGTTATATGGGTGCCGATGTCATTTTATCTCCCTGCGCCTGGGCAAGGCCGGCGGACCATGATAATGATGTCGATCCTTACGGAGGCGTGTGGCGTGCCAGCTACATTCCTGTTGCCAAGAAATTTTCCACCGCAATTTTCGGAGCAAGCAATGTGGGCTGGATAAGTGACGGTCCCTGGAAAGGCAGAAAGTGCGTTGGATGTTCGCTGGCCATCGATGCCGACGGAACCGAAATACTTCAAGGCCCTTACGGACCAGACGCCGAATGCATTTTGTATATAGACGTAAATCCGCTTCCAAGGCTAGCACGCGGAACCGATTGGGGAAAGTAG
- a CDS encoding phytanoyl-CoA dioxygenase family protein: MLTKSETETLDSQGYLSLGKLLSDEELCSLRTRIKELIVEEGDEGGFELFQSKHIKHPKEAGADRLANLVNKGGVFDKLYTHPKLLAAVYHVLGPEVKLSSLNYRAARPGLGLQKLHVDWKEAVGPGDFKVCNSIWLLNDFSVANGATRLVPRSHLCGKVPEEVMEDPEAPHPDEIILEAPAGTAVVFNSHIWHGGTTNNTDQARRAIHSYFCARDQPQQTPQQELIRQETLDRISEKARWLLDV, encoded by the coding sequence ATGCTCACAAAATCGGAAACTGAAACACTGGATAGCCAAGGCTATTTATCGCTTGGGAAACTACTAAGCGACGAGGAGTTGTGTTCGTTAAGAACGCGCATTAAAGAACTGATAGTTGAGGAAGGTGATGAAGGTGGTTTTGAGCTCTTTCAATCCAAACATATAAAGCATCCAAAAGAAGCTGGAGCCGATCGCCTGGCCAACCTGGTTAACAAGGGCGGAGTGTTCGACAAACTTTATACTCATCCGAAATTGCTCGCTGCGGTTTATCATGTGTTGGGACCCGAGGTTAAACTCTCTTCTCTTAATTACCGTGCTGCCAGACCCGGCTTGGGTTTACAGAAATTGCATGTCGATTGGAAAGAAGCCGTTGGTCCAGGTGATTTTAAAGTCTGTAACTCAATCTGGTTGCTGAACGATTTCTCGGTAGCGAATGGAGCGACACGACTCGTTCCCAGATCACACCTCTGTGGAAAGGTACCGGAGGAAGTGATGGAAGATCCTGAGGCACCCCACCCCGATGAAATCATACTCGAGGCGCCAGCAGGAACAGCCGTAGTTTTTAATTCGCATATCTGGCATGGCGGAACCACGAACAATACCGACCAGGCTCGTCGCGCCATTCACAGTTACTTTTGCGCACGAGACCAACCTCAACAAACCCCACAACAGGAATTGATCCGCCAGGAAACTCTTGATCGCATTTCCGAGAAGGCACGGTGGTTGTTGGACGTCTAA
- a CDS encoding PQQ-binding-like beta-propeller repeat protein, with translation MKSCIPRILIGATVLVFFTYNPAMAASDSDWLSWRGPYGIGVAEAGQTLPVEWSDTKHVQWKTPVPGRGHSTPIVVGDRIFLTTAREDEGTQSVLCYSFKSGELLWESILLEGKLPSTIHKKNTHASASVASDGERIYVVFFVAGDRLHLFSLDLNGKELWRKDVGRFYPERAFGYGTSPLLAGGNIVVASESQGEGYIAAFDCDTGKEVWRTVRLAERSSHGTPVLADINGTEQIVLNGADRVVGYDPENGKELWSVEGGDPLIANTVLWKDGVVFASGGYPDQETWAIDVESQKILWSNPVKCYEQSMVLVGNYLYGIAEGGVVHCWDIADGNLRWRERLPKGPESSSPILAGGHIYHANEEGKIFVIKPNPEKLELVAENQLGNEIFATPVITRDRILVRAASYEGQARRETLYSIGF, from the coding sequence ACCTATAACCCTGCGATGGCTGCATCTGACAGTGATTGGCTTTCGTGGCGGGGACCTTATGGAATCGGAGTAGCGGAAGCGGGACAGACGCTTCCCGTCGAGTGGTCTGATACCAAGCATGTTCAGTGGAAAACGCCGGTGCCGGGCCGAGGACATTCGACTCCGATTGTAGTGGGCGATCGTATTTTTCTGACGACGGCCAGGGAGGATGAAGGGACGCAATCGGTACTGTGCTATTCGTTCAAAAGTGGCGAGCTTCTTTGGGAAAGCATTCTCCTCGAAGGAAAGTTGCCCAGCACGATCCATAAAAAAAATACCCACGCATCGGCAAGTGTGGCTAGCGACGGCGAGCGCATCTATGTCGTGTTTTTTGTAGCGGGTGATCGGTTACATCTGTTCTCATTGGATTTAAACGGAAAAGAATTGTGGCGGAAGGATGTGGGCCGGTTTTATCCAGAGCGTGCCTTCGGGTATGGAACGTCTCCATTGCTGGCTGGCGGGAATATCGTGGTTGCTTCCGAAAGCCAGGGTGAAGGTTATATAGCCGCGTTCGATTGCGACACCGGCAAGGAAGTATGGCGAACAGTTCGGCTGGCGGAGCGCTCTTCGCATGGGACGCCGGTTCTGGCCGACATCAACGGAACAGAGCAAATCGTGCTCAACGGTGCCGATCGGGTTGTTGGCTACGATCCGGAAAACGGAAAGGAACTTTGGTCGGTTGAAGGAGGGGATCCTTTGATTGCCAATACGGTGCTCTGGAAAGACGGAGTGGTTTTTGCCTCAGGCGGCTATCCCGACCAGGAGACCTGGGCCATCGATGTTGAAAGTCAGAAGATCCTCTGGAGTAATCCAGTAAAATGTTACGAACAATCGATGGTCCTTGTGGGCAATTACCTCTATGGAATCGCAGAAGGCGGAGTCGTGCATTGTTGGGACATCGCGGACGGAAATTTACGCTGGCGTGAGCGATTGCCGAAAGGCCCGGAGAGCTCCTCACCGATATTGGCCGGCGGACATATCTACCATGCCAACGAAGAAGGGAAGATCTTCGTGATCAAGCCCAATCCCGAAAAACTGGAGCTCGTTGCAGAAAACCAGCTAGGCAACGAAATATTCGCGACGCCTGTTATCACCCGCGATCGCATCCTGGTACGCGCCGCCAGTTACGAAGGGCAAGCACGGAGAGAGACCTTATATTCGATAGGGTTTTGA